A section of the Triticum dicoccoides isolate Atlit2015 ecotype Zavitan chromosome 7A, WEW_v2.0, whole genome shotgun sequence genome encodes:
- the LOC119330867 gene encoding uncharacterized protein LOC119330867: MVLLKRNVDFSHDEAVSAAVPIPFPCPWGASNKAKSDAVIEYLRALKARAVVASPPQLSSLRILPPPNSAPLLGLRSGHISSADKNLVALYAGGYRPGADTIAEMGAYLIYDARDGSLSVIPPIPSDDEYLAMGHQSAVVMCDATGTGGGYLLAELVWVMPGFSRAAVWLWESSAKEWVLKPGCLPLPPDIAMDFSIHSCFSYRGSTFCWVDLHQGMVLCDLHQGCKFSFIELPQGRPNYDASEHPDGLCAE, from the coding sequence ATGGTTCTGCTCAAGCGCAATGTTGATTTTTCCCACGACGAGGCGGTATCCGCCGCAGTGCCAATCCCCTTCCCCTGCCCGTGGGGAGCAAGCAACAAAGCGAAGAGTGATGCAGTCATCGAGTACCTGCGCGCCCTCAAGGCCCGCGCAGTCGTCGCCTCTCCGCCGCAACTCTCCTCCCTCCGCATACTACCGCCGCCGAATTCCGCCCCGCTCCTAGGCCTGCGCTCGGGCCACATCTCCAGCGCGGACAAGAACCTGGTCGCCCTCTACGCCGGAGGGTACCGCCCTGGCGCCGATACGATTGCGGAGATGGGAGCCTATCTCATCTACGACGCCAGGGATGGCTCCCTCTCCGTCATCCCCCCTATCCCCTCCGACGACGAGTATCTGGCCATGGGGCACCAGTCGGCCGTCGTCATGTGCGACGCCACCGGGACCGGGGGTGGCTACCTTCTTGCCGAGCTCGTCTGGGTCATGCCAGGGTTCTCCCGAGCCGCCGTCTGGCTGTGGGAGTCGTCTGCCAAAGAATGGGTCTTGAAGCCCGGCTGCCTGCCCCTTCCACCCGACATCGCCATGGATTTCTCCATTCACTCGTGCTTCTCTTATCGGGGCTCTACCTTCTGCTGGGTAGATCTCCACCAAGGCATGGTGCTCTGTGATCTGCACCAAGGCTGCAAGTTCAGCTTCATTGAGTTGCCCCAAGGACGTCCAAACTATGATGCCTCCGAACATCCAGACGGCCTCTGCGCTGAGTAG
- the LOC119333553 gene encoding uncharacterized protein LOC119333553 produces MEVKYLARLLQVRCKKVLIYLCRKHFSGHSFGGNFSSQQIMFDSDGNVRIDAAPEEYSRPSALLDYNAVSVIFDRALGDAADKYPMDFYHLIDFLSARGPNVDCQSKGVIAFVTNHISLLTYSERINHSAFLDLLIKRLGEDDLTALKKVLVHFNWELKLRQIPAMNQTYTYIWWEDDFGSIWYPYKNNEVSLLGFSHNFFKHRLGFPLDKLEAAFSLVMADKYFLASILFRILVRFKSKCQQPCPASIETFVDEVKCLVITQLIVRWSKITDFKRNACG; encoded by the exons ATGGAAGTGAAATATCTGGCACGTCTCCTCCAAGTTCGATGTAAAAAAGTGCTAATCTACCTGTGCCGGAAGCACTTTAGTGGCCATTCCTTCGGAGGTAACTTCAGTTCCCAGCAAATTATGTTTGACAGCGATGGAAATGTCCGTATCGATGCTGCCCCAGAAGAATATAGTCGGCCTTCTGCCTTGTTGGACTACAATGCTGTTTCTGTAATCTTTGACCGGGCCTTAGGAGACGCAGCTGACAAATATCCAATGGATTTTTATCATCTGATTGATTTCTTGTCAGCTAGAGGTCCAAATGTTGACTGTCAAAGTAAGGGAGTGATTGCTTTTGTCACAAATCACATTTCTCTCTTGACATATTCTGAAAGGATCAATCACAGTGCATTTCTGGACCTTTTGATTAAAAGGCTTGGTGAAGATGATCTAACCGCCTTGAAAAAAGTTCTCGTGCATTTTAATTGGGAGCTCAAGTTGAGGCAGATTCCAGCAATGAATCAAACGTACACTTATATTTGGTGGGAAGATGATTTTGGGAGCATATGGTACCCGTACAAGAATAATGAAGTCAGTTTGCTTGGGTTTTCTCACAATTTCTTCAAACACCGCTTA GGGTTCCCATTAGATAAGCTTGAAGCAGCGTTCTCATTGGTGATGGCTGACAAATATTTTCTAGCTTCTATACTGTTTAGAATTTTAGTTAGATTCAAAAGCAAATGCCAGCAGCCATGCCCTGCATCGATTGAGACTTTTGTTGATGAAGTCAAAT GCTTGGTGATCACACAGTTGATTGTGAGATGGTCCAAAATAACTGATTTCAAGCGCAATGCCTGCGGGTGA